A genome region from Danio aesculapii chromosome 2, fDanAes4.1, whole genome shotgun sequence includes the following:
- the dnajb4 gene encoding dnaJ homolog subfamily B member 4, with product MGKDYYKILGIAKGASDDDIKKAYRKQALKWHPDKNKAANAEEKFKEVAEAYEVLSDPKKREIYDQYGEEGLKGGGGASDGPGGNFTYTFHGDPHATFATFFGGASPFEVFFGRKVNGREEDDMEVDGSDPFGSFTSFNINGFPRERHVGQGGPTRRKQDPAIHHELRVSLEEVFHGSTKRMKISRKRLNPDGRTLRTEDKILTIEIKRGWKEGTKITFPREGDESPNTIPADIVFVIKDKPHGHFRREGSDIVYPVRVSLRQSLCGCSVTVSTIDGKTCNMKITDVIKPGMRKVIAGQGLPFPKNPEQRGDLIVEFDVNFPETLPTNAKDVLKRHLPVS from the exons ATGGGCAAAGATTATTACAAAATACTGGGAATCGCGAAAGGAGCATCAGACGACGATATCAAAAAGGCGTACAGAAAGCAGGCTTTGAAATGGCATCCTGACAAGAACAAGGCAGCCAACGCTGAGGAGAAATTCAAGGAGGTCGCAGAGGCTTATGAAGTTCTCAGTGATCCAAAGAAACGAGAAATATACGACCAGTACGGAGAAGAAG GTCTTAAGGGAGGTGGTGGAGCGTCCGACGGTCCAGGGGGCAACTTCACCTACACCTTTCATGGAGACCCTCACGCGACATTTGCCACGTTTTTCGGAGGAGCCAGTCCTTTTGAGGTGTTTTTTGGCAGGAAAGTCAATGGACGAGAAGAGGATGACATGGAAGTGGACGGAAGTGATCCTTTTGGTTCCTTTACGAGTTTTAACATAAATGGATTTCCACGCGAACGGCACGTGGGTCAAGGTGGCCCGACACGCAGGAAGCAAGACCCGGCTATCCACCACGAGCTCCGGGTCTCGCTTGAGGAGGTTTTTCATGGAAGCACCAAGCGCATGAAAATCTCACGGAAGCGCTTGAATCCGGATGGTCGAACCTTGAGAACCGAGGACAAAATCCTTACTATTGAGATAAAACGTGGTTGGAAAGAGGGAACCAAAATCACATTTCCACGAGAGGGTGACGAATCGCCTAATACTATTCCTGCCGATATTGTGTTTGTCATTAAAGATAAGCCTCACGGCCACTTTCGACGAGAGGGGTCTGATATCGTATATCCAGTCCGGGTCAGTTTGCGCCAG TCATTGTGCGGCTGCTCCGTCACTGTGTCGACGATAGATGGTAAAACGTGCAATATGAAGATAACCGATGTTATCAAACCTGGCATGAGGAAGGTCATTGCTGGACAAGGACTGCCCTTCCCAAAGAACCCAGAGCAAAGAGGGGACCTCATAGTGGAGTTTGATGTGAACTTTCCTGAAACCCTGCCAACTAATGCCAAGGATGTCCTGAAACGGCACTTACCGGTCTCGTAA